GGCGGAACTGGCGCGGGCTGATGTTCACGCACAGGCTGAAGTCGTCGGGGTCGATCAGGCCGTCGCGCAGCATACCGGCGCAGGCGTCGCAGGCTTCGTCGAGGATCCAGCTGCCAACTTCGAGGATCAGCCCGCTTTCTTCCAGTACCTGAATGAACTGCGCCGGCGGCTGCTGGCCCAGTTGCGGGTGGTGCCAGCGCAACAGCACTTCGGCGCCGACGATGCGGTTGTCGCGGGCGTCGACCTGGGGCTGGAAGTGCAGGGCCAGTTCGCCGCGGGCCAGGGCCAGGCGCAGGTCGTTCTCCATGCGCAGGCGCTCGCTGGCAGCCTTTTGCATGGTGGTGTGGAACATTTGCGTGGTGTTGCGCCCGGAGTCCTTGGCCCGGTACAGGGCGATGTCCGCACGTTTGAGCAAATCGGCCGGGGTCGAGCCGTGGTCGGGGATCAGCGCCACGCCGATGCTCGGCGTCACCTGCAGGCGCTGGCCGTCCAGCGACATTGGCTCGGCCAGCAGTTCGCGCAGGGTGTCGGCCAGTTCGCGGACTTTTTCCGTGACTTCCTCGCGGCTGCCTTCAAGGCCGCTGAGCAGCACCACGAACTCGTCACCACCCAGGCGCGCGACGGTGTCTTCCAGGCGCACGCTGGCTTCCAGGCGCGCGGTGATGATCTTCAGCACCGTGTCGCCGACCGGATGGCCAAGCGAATCGTTGATGTGCTTGAAGTGGTCGAGGTCGAGAAACAGCAGGGCGCCACGCAGGTTGTGGCGCTTGAGCAGGGCGATCTGCTGGCTCAGGCGGTCCATCAACAGGGCGCGGTTGGGCAGGTTGGTCAGCGGGTCGTGGTAGGCCAGGTGGCGGATCTGCGCCTGGGCATTCTTCAACTGGCTGACGTCGCGGGCGGTGAGCAGCAGGCACTCGGTTTCGTTGAGGTTGATCGGCTCGATCGAAACCTCGACGGTGAGAATGTCGCCACGCTTGTTGCGCCCGAGCATTTCCCGGTGATGCACGCGGCCTTTGTCGTGGAATTCGTTGAGCAGCGCGGCGCGCTGTTTGTCGTCAGCCCAGATGCCGATGTCGTGCACAGTCTGGCCGATCACTTCAGCGGCGCTGTAGCCGGTCAGGCGGCAGAAACCGTCGTTGACCTCCAGGTAGCGGCCGCTGTCGCGTTCGGTGATGGTGATGGCATCGGGGCTTGAATGGAAGGCCTTGGCGAACTTCTCTTCGCTGGCCTTGAGCGCCGCTTCGGCGCGCTGCTGCTGGGTGATGTCGCGCAGGGTGGTGACGCTGCAGGGCTGGTTGTCGACCTTGATCAGGCGGCTGGAAATCACGCAGGTCAGCGGCTGCCCGTCCTTGTGGTTGACCACCACGGCGACGTTGTTCAAGGCCTGGTCGCGGATCACCCGTTCGATGCGCCGGGCGCGTTCGGCCGACTCGGCCCACAGGCCGATCTGTTCGGCGGTGTTGCCCAGTACCTGCTCGGCGTTCCAGCCAAACACCTGGGTAAAGGCCGGGTTGATCTCGATGAACTGGCCGCTGTCCTGGCGGGTCACGCAGATCGGGTCGGGGCTGGCCTGGAACAGGCTGGCGAACTTTTCTTCGGAACTGGTCAGGCGCTGCTCGCGCTCCACTTGTTCGGTGATGTCCAGCAAGGTGCCGGCCATGCGCAGCGGGTTGCCCTGTTCATCGCGGTACAGGCGCGCGCGGCTTTCAATGAAGCGCGAGCTGCCGTCTTCCATCTGGATGCGGTAGGTGATCTGGTAATTGCCGGCCGGACCTTCGCGCAGGCTGCGGTAGGCCTGGCGCATGCTGCTGCGCTCCATTTCCGGCACGCCTTCGAAAAACGACTCGAAGGATTCGTGAAACGGCACCGGCTCAAGGCCGTGCAGTTCGGCGGCGCGCGCCGAGCCATAGAGCATGCCGCTGGGGATGTGCCAGTCCCAGGTGCCCAGTTGTGCCGAGTCCAGGGCCAGGTCCAGGCGTTCCTGGCTGTCCTTGAGCGCTTGTTCGGCGCGTTTGCGCTCGCTGGTGTCGACGAAGGTGCTGAGCAGGTAGGCGGTGCCTTCCAGGTCGATGTTCTGGGTACAGAGCAGGCCGTCGTGAACTTCGCCGCTGCTGCCGCGAAACTGCACTTCGAGGGTCACCGGGCCGCTGGTGCCGCTGGTCGCCGCCAGCACCTGCAGGCGCTGCTGTGGATGCACCCACAGGCCAAGTTCGAGGGTGCTTTTGTTGATGATCTGGTGGCCCGGCCAGCCGAGGATGTTCTCGAAGTGCTGGTTGACCTCGTAGATCATGCCGTCGGCGCGGCGGGTCAGGAGGATGACATTGGGGCTCAGGTGGAAGAGCGTGGCAAAGCGCTTTTCCGAGTTGATCAGCGCCGCTTCCCGTTCACGCTGGCGGGTAATTTCGCGAATCACCCCGACCATCTGTCGCCGGCCGTTGCGGTCCTTGGTCATGCTGCCGTTGATTTCCAGCCAGTGCAGGCTGCCGTCGGGCCAGCGGATGCGATGGCGCAGGGCTTGCTCGACCGGCTCGCCGTTGACCACCGCATGAAAGGCCTGCAGGGCGCGGGCGCGGTCTTCCATGGGCACCAGTTCCAGGTAGTCCAGGTCATTGGGCAGCGGCTGGTGCGGGTCAAAGCCGAACAGCGCCTGGGTGCCGCGCGACCAGCTGATCTGCCCGGTCTCGACATCCCAGAACCAGGCACCCAGGCGCGCACCGTTAAGCGCCGCCAACAGTTGCGGGGCGTTTTCCCAGGTTTGCTCCGATTCCTGGGGGTCCGCTGCATGAATTCGGGGCATGCGCGGAAAACGGTTTGCTGATTTGGGCATCGATACCAGACCTTTGGCAGATAACGCGTCCTTGAGCGGGCAGGTGTGCCCGGGTACTACCTCAGTGGTTCAAGGGGCTTGCATGGCTGTCGAGCAATGCCATAAAGGCCCTGGCGGCATTCGATAACGTTCGTTCGGTGTGCAGAATGTAGCCTAGCTGGCGCGACAGCTGTATGCCCGGCAAGGCGATGGGCGCAACCTGCTCGTCGAGCATAGTACGCGGCAGCACGCTCCATGCCAGGCCGATGGAGACCATCATCTTGATGGTTTCCAGATAGTTGGTGCTCATGGCGATGTTCGGCGTCAGGCCCTGGGCTTCGAACAGGCGCTGGACGATATGGTGTGTGAAAGTGTTACCACCGGGGAACACCGCCGGATGGTGGGCAATGTCGGCCAGGCTGACCGCGCCTTTGCGTGCCAGCGGGTGCTCTGGGGCGGCGACGAAGTCCAGCGGATCGTCCCATACCGGCACGGCACGCACCAGATGGTGCGGCTCCGGGGCCAGGGTGATGACGGCGATCTCTGCGCGGCCATGGAGGATTTCTTCGTAGGCAACTTCCGAATCGAGAAACTGGATATCCAGCGCCACCGCCGGGTACTGGCGGGTAAAGGCTCGCAGCAGCGGCGGCAGGCGGTGCAGGCCGATGTGATGGCTGGTGGCCAGGGTCAGGCGCCCGCTGACTTCCCCGGTGAGGTTGGTCAGCGCCCGGCGGGTGTCGTCCAGCACATTGAGGATCTGGTAGGCGCGCGGCAGCAGGGCGCGCCCGGCCTCGGTCAGGTTGACCTCGCGGCCGAGGCGGTCAAACAGGCGCACATCCAGTTGCTGCTCAAGGCCGGCGATACGTTTGCTGATTGCCGGCTGGGTCAGGTGCAAGCGCTCGCCGGCCCCAGAGAAACTGCCGGTCTCGGCAATCGCGATAAAGGCATTGAGGTTGGCCAGGTCCACTACTCGAATTCCTTTTGGTTATCCAAAGCATAAAAATTATGAATTTGAGTTATTCAATCTACCGGCATAGCATCGTCCGTACAAGCCAAGGGGTTATTGGCATAGAAAGACGCTGATGAGGAACAGTCTGATGGCCGGCAAAACGCTTTACGACAAGCTCTGGGATTCGCATTTGGTCAAGCAGCGCGACGATGGTTCGGCGCTGATCTACATCGACCGTCACATCATTCACGAAGTGACGTCGCCGCAAGCCTTCGAAGGCCTGCGTCTGGCCAATCGCAAACCCTGGCGCATCGATGCCAACATCGCCACGCCTGATCACAACGTGCCGACCACCCCGGAGCGCAAGGGCGGTATCGACGCCATTGTCGACCAGGTCTCGCGTTTGCAGGTTCAGACCCTCGATGAAAACTGCGACGAGTATGGCATCGTCGAATTCAAGATGAATGACGTGCGTCAGGGCATCGTCCACGTCATCGGCCCGGAGCAGGGTGCGACCTTGCCGGGCATGACCGTGGTCTGCGGCGACTCGCACACCTCGACCCACGGTGCCTTCGGCGCCCTGGCCCACGGTATCGGTACGTCCGAGGTCGAGCACGTGCTCGCTACCCAGTGCCTGGTGGCCAAAAAGATGAAGAACATGCTGGTGCGCGTTGAAGGCACATTGCCGTTCGGCGTCACTGCCAAGGACATCGTCCTCGCCGTGATCGGCAAGATCGGCACCGCCGGCGGCAACGGCCATGCCATGGAATTCGCCGGCAGCGCGATTCGCGAGTTGTCGGTCGAAGGGCGCATGACCATCTGCAACATGTCCATCGAAGCCGGCGCCCGGGTAGGTCTGGTGGCCACCGATGAAAAAACCGTCGAGTACGTCAAGGGCCGCCCCTATGCACCCAAGGGCGAGCAGTGGGCGCAAGCGGTCGAAGCCTGGAAAGACCTGGTCTCCGACGCCGATGCGGTGTTTGACACGGTGATCGAGCTGGACGCTGCGCAGATCAAGCCGCAGGTCAGCTGGGGCACCTCGCCGGAGATGGTCCTGGCCGTCGACCAGCGCGTACCGGACCCGGCTGCCGAGGCCGATCTGGTCAAGCGTGGCTCGATCGAGCGGGCGTTGAAGTACATGGGCTTGAATGCCAACCAGGCGATCACCGACATCCAGCTCGACCGGGTGTTTATCGGCTCTTGCACCAACTCGCGCATCGAAGACCTGCGCGCCGCCGCCGAGATCGCCAAGGGCCGCAAGGTGGCCGCGACCATCAAGCAGGCGATCGTGGTGCCGGGCTCGGGCCTGGTCAAGGCCCAGGCCGAGAAAGAAGGCCTGGACAAGATTTTCCTCGAAGCGGGCTTTGAGTGGCGTGAACCGGGTTGCTCGATGTGCCTGGCGATGAACCCCGACCGCCTGGAGAGTGGCGAGCATTGCGCCTCGACCTCCAACCGCAACTTTGAAGGGCGTCAGGGCGCCGGTGGCCGTACCCACCTGGTGAGCCCGGCCATGGCCGCCGCCGCCGCCGTTACCGGCCGTTTTGTCGATGTACGCGAGTTGATCCAAGGGAGCGCAGCATGAAAGCCTTTACCCAGCACACCGGCCTTGTCGCGCCATTGGACCGTGCCAACGTCGACACCGACCAGATCATTCCCAAGCAGTTCCTGAAGTCGATCAAGCGCACCGGCTTTGGCCCCAACCTGTTCGATGAATGGCGTTACCTGGATGTCGGCCAGCCGTACCAGGACAACAGCAAGCGCCCGCAGAACCCGGATTTCGTGCTCAACCACGCGCGTTATCAAGGTGCCAGCGTGTTGCTCGCCCGCGAGAACTTCGGTTGTGGCTCGAGCCGTGAACATGCGCCGTGGGCCCTGGAAGAGTACGGCTTTCGCAGCATCATCGCGCCGAGCTATGCCGACATCTTCTTCAACAACAGCTTCAAGAACGGCTTGCTGCCGATCATCCTCAGCGATGAGGAAGTCGACGAGCTGTTCAAGCAGGTTGAAGCCGATCCGGGTTACCAGTTGAGCATCGACTTGCAGGCTCAGACCGTGACCCGCCCGGACGGCAAGGTGCTGACCTTCGAGATCGATGCATTTCGCAAGCACTGCCTGCTCAACGGCCTGGATGACATCGGCCTGACCTTGCAGGATGGCGATGCGATTGCCGCCTTTGAAGCCAAGCACCGGGCCAGCCAGCCCTGGTTGTTTCGTGACGCTTGATTGATGCCAATCGCGGGGCAAGCCCGCTCTCACATGCCCCGCGATAAGGTCCCAGGAGATGCAGATGACCAGCACCACCCATAAGGACGTCGTCCAGCGCCAGTTCGGCGAACAGGCCAGTGCCTACCTGAGCAGCGCCGTGCATGCCCAGGGCAGCGAGTTCGCCCTGTTGCAGGCCGAACTTGCCGGCCAAGGCCGGGCACGCCTGCTGGACCTTGGCTGTGGCGCCGGCCATGTGAGTTTCCACGTTGCCCCGCTGGTGCGTGAAGTGGTGGCCTACGACCTGTCGCAGCAGATGCTGGATGTGGTCGCCGCCGCTGCCAGCGAACGTGGCTTCGAGAACATCGTCACCGAACGCGGCGCCGCCGAGCGCCTGCCGTTCGCTGACGCATCGTTCGATTTCGTCTTCAGCCGCTACTCGGCGCACCACTGGAGCGACCTGGGCCTGGCGCTGCGGGAAGTGAAGCGGGTGCTCAAGCCCGGCGGCGTGGCAGCCTTCATCGACGTCATGTCGCCGGGCAGCCCGCTGCTCGACACTTACCTGCAGAGCGTCGAGGTGCTGCGCGACACCAGCCATGTACGCGATTATTCGGCCAGCGAATGGCTGCAGCAGGTCAGCGAAGCCGGCCTGT
This portion of the Pseudomonas sp. SORT22 genome encodes:
- the leuC gene encoding 3-isopropylmalate dehydratase large subunit, which produces MAGKTLYDKLWDSHLVKQRDDGSALIYIDRHIIHEVTSPQAFEGLRLANRKPWRIDANIATPDHNVPTTPERKGGIDAIVDQVSRLQVQTLDENCDEYGIVEFKMNDVRQGIVHVIGPEQGATLPGMTVVCGDSHTSTHGAFGALAHGIGTSEVEHVLATQCLVAKKMKNMLVRVEGTLPFGVTAKDIVLAVIGKIGTAGGNGHAMEFAGSAIRELSVEGRMTICNMSIEAGARVGLVATDEKTVEYVKGRPYAPKGEQWAQAVEAWKDLVSDADAVFDTVIELDAAQIKPQVSWGTSPEMVLAVDQRVPDPAAEADLVKRGSIERALKYMGLNANQAITDIQLDRVFIGSCTNSRIEDLRAAAEIAKGRKVAATIKQAIVVPGSGLVKAQAEKEGLDKIFLEAGFEWREPGCSMCLAMNPDRLESGEHCASTSNRNFEGRQGAGGRTHLVSPAMAAAAAVTGRFVDVRELIQGSAA
- a CDS encoding EAL domain-containing protein — translated: MPKSANRFPRMPRIHAADPQESEQTWENAPQLLAALNGARLGAWFWDVETGQISWSRGTQALFGFDPHQPLPNDLDYLELVPMEDRARALQAFHAVVNGEPVEQALRHRIRWPDGSLHWLEINGSMTKDRNGRRQMVGVIREITRQREREAALINSEKRFATLFHLSPNVILLTRRADGMIYEVNQHFENILGWPGHQIINKSTLELGLWVHPQQRLQVLAATSGTSGPVTLEVQFRGSSGEVHDGLLCTQNIDLEGTAYLLSTFVDTSERKRAEQALKDSQERLDLALDSAQLGTWDWHIPSGMLYGSARAAELHGLEPVPFHESFESFFEGVPEMERSSMRQAYRSLREGPAGNYQITYRIQMEDGSSRFIESRARLYRDEQGNPLRMAGTLLDITEQVEREQRLTSSEEKFASLFQASPDPICVTRQDSGQFIEINPAFTQVFGWNAEQVLGNTAEQIGLWAESAERARRIERVIRDQALNNVAVVVNHKDGQPLTCVISSRLIKVDNQPCSVTTLRDITQQQRAEAALKASEEKFAKAFHSSPDAITITERDSGRYLEVNDGFCRLTGYSAAEVIGQTVHDIGIWADDKQRAALLNEFHDKGRVHHREMLGRNKRGDILTVEVSIEPINLNETECLLLTARDVSQLKNAQAQIRHLAYHDPLTNLPNRALLMDRLSQQIALLKRHNLRGALLFLDLDHFKHINDSLGHPVGDTVLKIITARLEASVRLEDTVARLGGDEFVVLLSGLEGSREEVTEKVRELADTLRELLAEPMSLDGQRLQVTPSIGVALIPDHGSTPADLLKRADIALYRAKDSGRNTTQMFHTTMQKAASERLRMENDLRLALARGELALHFQPQVDARDNRIVGAEVLLRWHHPQLGQQPPAQFIQVLEESGLILEVGSWILDEACDACAGMLRDGLIDPDDFSLCVNISPRQFRQNDFVERVMRSLDDYRLPHKILKLEITEGIVIQNLEDTISKMRELKAFGVSFAMDDFGTGYSSLTYLKRLPVDALKIDQSFVRDAPIDPNDAEIVRAIVAMARSLDLAVIAEGVELSEQLEFLERLGCHLYQGYLHSRPLPLGEFRAMLLEAPAGY
- a CDS encoding LysR family transcriptional regulator yields the protein MDLANLNAFIAIAETGSFSGAGERLHLTQPAISKRIAGLEQQLDVRLFDRLGREVNLTEAGRALLPRAYQILNVLDDTRRALTNLTGEVSGRLTLATSHHIGLHRLPPLLRAFTRQYPAVALDIQFLDSEVAYEEILHGRAEIAVITLAPEPHHLVRAVPVWDDPLDFVAAPEHPLARKGAVSLADIAHHPAVFPGGNTFTHHIVQRLFEAQGLTPNIAMSTNYLETIKMMVSIGLAWSVLPRTMLDEQVAPIALPGIQLSRQLGYILHTERTLSNAARAFMALLDSHASPLNH
- the leuD gene encoding 3-isopropylmalate dehydratase small subunit, whose protein sequence is MKAFTQHTGLVAPLDRANVDTDQIIPKQFLKSIKRTGFGPNLFDEWRYLDVGQPYQDNSKRPQNPDFVLNHARYQGASVLLARENFGCGSSREHAPWALEEYGFRSIIAPSYADIFFNNSFKNGLLPIILSDEEVDELFKQVEADPGYQLSIDLQAQTVTRPDGKVLTFEIDAFRKHCLLNGLDDIGLTLQDGDAIAAFEAKHRASQPWLFRDA
- a CDS encoding class I SAM-dependent methyltransferase, with protein sequence MTSTTHKDVVQRQFGEQASAYLSSAVHAQGSEFALLQAELAGQGRARLLDLGCGAGHVSFHVAPLVREVVAYDLSQQMLDVVAAAASERGFENIVTERGAAERLPFADASFDFVFSRYSAHHWSDLGLALREVKRVLKPGGVAAFIDVMSPGSPLLDTYLQSVEVLRDTSHVRDYSASEWLQQVSEAGLFTRSHSRQRLRLEYSSWVERMRTPEVMRGAIRQLQQAMGEEVRQYYQIEADGSFSTDVVVLWAER